The Arthrobacter burdickii genomic interval TTCGACAACGAATACCTAGGCGATTACGGTCAGTGGAACGCCGACGCCCCCTATGGCTATTCACCGGCAAATTTCCATGTCCTGGGCTTTCAAGGGACGGTACTAGCGGCACATGTAGGCTTCCAACGTCGCATCATCACCGTGGGCGCCCACGACGTCCTAGTGGCCGGTACAGGAGGCGTGCTAGTTGATAAGCACGCACGTGGCACTGGTTTCGGCGGCAGAGTTATACGGCACGCTGCACAGGTGATGCGTGATAAAGCCCGAGTCAATTTCGGCTTCCTCGGATGCCGGCAAGAGGTAGCGCCGTTCTACGAGTCGGCGGGATGGATTCAGGTTCACTCGAGGGAGCGCTGCTTATCCCGTCTCGACCAGACGTCAGTCCTCGTATCAGAAGGCGAACCACATCTCATCTGCTCGGCGACACGTGATGCGAGCCAGTGGCCGCAGGGCAACATAGACCTCCGTGGCACACCCTGGTGACGAGGACCTGACGTCCCGCTGAGGGATCCTTCAAGGAACACCGCCTCACCGTGTGAGGGAGCATGCCCTGGCCGCCCGTTGCGCACCGGCTGATCGTTACTCGGTTGAGCTGCGAAGAACGCCAATCTCCGGGGAAGCACCGCAGATACTTGGTGCTAGGAGCGATGAGCGCCGACATGCGGGTATCAAGAGCGGGGAAGGAAACATTGTGTGGGGATCTGCTGCTTGGATGCATTTCGGGGCGGGGGAATCCGCCGCCCGGCGAGCTCGTATGGGGAGTGCTTCCGGTGAGGTCGTGAGTGACGGTGACCGGCCTGACGATTGGAAGGCTGCCGATGGGCCATCACCGTCGCGATTGGACCGGCCCGACTTGAGCGAACAACAAAGCACTCGCCAGGACAAGTAGCTGGAGCAGCGCCTCAACCACGCTTCCCGCATAGGGATCCTTTTGCGGGCAGGAGTCACTAGGGGCGTGCGGTTCAATGGGTCAATGATCCGACTCGCGCAGGTGGACGACATCAAGTCGCTGTCCGACATCGAGCGGGCCGCTGATGCCGTGTTCCGTAGCGAAGGAATGGCGACCGTCGCTGACGGCGACACGATGCCGATTCCCGAACTGCTCCGGTACCAACGTGCGGGCAGAGTATGGGTCGACACCGATGAGGTCGATCGACCTATCGCCTACCTCCTCCTGGATGTCATCGACGGCTCTGCACACATCGAGCAAGTCTCGGTACATCCATCCCATGCAGGCCGAGGCAAGGGCCGCCAACTCATCGAGGCCGCGGCGGAGTGGGCGAAACAGCAGGGGCACGCGATGCTGACGCTCACCACTTTCGCTAACGTCCCTTGGAACGCGCCCTACTATGCGCGCCTCGGCTTCGAAATCATCCCACCGGACAAGATCACTCCTGGCTTGCGGGAGATTCGGCAACACGAAGCCTCTGCTGGGCTAGATGCCTGGCCTCGCGTCGTCATGCGCCGCACACTTCGGAATCAACTCAACTGACAAACGGGGCGAAAGCGTCCCGCCCAGGATATTCCACCGCACCTCGGTCAACGGATGAGGAGGTTTTCCTGGATCTTGGTCCAACCTTCTTCTTCAAGGTCGTCGGTGGCGTATCCGTCAGTCACGAGCGTTACGACTTCCGGGATGCCTGTTGTCTGGTTGGTGACTACTTTGCCAGTGCCTGTGCTGCAGGCCGTTCCCCAAGCCGTCTCATCCTGACCCTTGGTTCGAATCACGCAGAAGCCGTTGTCTTCTTCCGGCTTGGAGATGAAGTAGCTGACTCCGTCGTGCTCAAGAACCTGTCGCACGGAGTCGACGTCCAAGTCCTGCGTCAGCACATAGCTGGGTAGCTGGTCATCCGATGTAGCCGCGCGGTTGAGGGTCGCAATGTCATCACCGCCACTGCACCCAGTAAGGCCTAGGAGACCCACTACCCCCACTGCAAATACCACGCATCGCCCTATGTTCATGAGCCCCCCTTTTTGTGTTGCCGATTTTTCAGCACGCTACAGGAGCGCAACCCGAACCGAGATTGCAAGGCGGCATTTATGTCCTTCAGCCCGTCCCACTGCGGGATCGTCCTACGGACGTCGAGCTGACCCGGTGACGACGAGAAAACTGGATCTGTTGCGAAAGCTGTCAGTGCCCCACCGCACCGGAGTAACAACGTCGATCTGAAAAAGCTTTCGAGTCTAGGAGCATCACCGAATGGGTGCGCTACTGGCTATCGATTGAGGAAGTACGCGTGGCCCAGAGCAGCTGAAAGGTTGTCGTTGGTGTACCCAGGAAACCCTGCTTGCAGTTGTTCCATGTGGGGGCCGTCCCAGGAGCGCCCTACTAGGTTCGAGGCGCTTTTGATGACCTCGTCTGCTTTCTGTTTCGCCGCTTCGATCTCCTCCGACGAGAAGGTACTGCCAAGCTCGTGCTGTATGTGGATATAGCCGAGGCCGTCCTGGACGTACTGGTGGCCGTATCTCGTGTTGAGAAGATACAAAACGAACACTGCGTTTAGCACATCAAGTGTCTTGGCTTCCTCAATTTCCGATCGCCGGCGCCGAAGACCGTCCTGCCTGTGCTCTTCGGCCCATTCCATCGCGCGGGTGAGCTCGCGCTCATAAGCTTCTGGCGGAAACCCCGGGGCAACGGACTGCATCCGTTCAATAGTTCGTTCCCGAGTCCATCCGCCGTACAAGTGACGGCAGGCGTGCCAGTTCGAGCTGGCCCTTATCTGGTCCACTGAATTGGGTGCACTGGCACCGTCGTGGCGTGTTGTGTCTTCCGAGCGATCGTTCTCGTTCCCCATCATGCGACTGTAAAGCACTTGGACGACGTGTCCTTCAGCCTGGAGCACATGTTTCGGCTGAGACAGGACGCGTCCCACACAAGGATCCTCCTGCGGGAATGTCGCTGAGCGGGGAAGATGCGATCAGCGAATGGTGGAGGCAGCGTCCTTCGTGGGTGATTCTTCGCTTGTCTCGCTGTGACGAATGATGAGGGAAGCCGTGACGAGGATAACGAAGAGTAAGAAGCTAGTAACCAAGAGCACCACGTAGATCAGCGATACCAGCACGGCTGCTGGTGCGGTGTCCCAGATCTCGGGTAGCGACAGGAAGGTCAAGCTGTTCCCGACGCCGAAGTTCGTGTTGATGAGCGGGCCCAATACAAGCAGAGCGACTGCCGCGACTCCGAACCGCGCTCCGAACGTCATTGTGGACTTTGCCAGCGTTGCACCAGACATGTCACTCCTTAGTTCGACCTACGTCTTTGTTCCAAGAAGCGGAACCCCATGTGCCTAAGTGTGGACCCAGGTAGTTACCACATCAACGTTTCCGCGGGATCGAAACCCACCTGTTAGCCGTACGTCCCATGGCTGAGTGCGGTGAGGAATCCGTCGGCGAACGGGTTTACTGCTCGACGAGTGCTTACCGATTGCTCGCATCGGTCTCAGTGACAAGGTCAATGCGTGTGAGGAGCTCATCGCCGGCCCTAGTCATGGTCGAGACCGCAGAGGAGGTGACCATAGCAGCGATCACGACAGTCGCGAGAACGGTCATAACGCCGTAGCGGCGTTTGATTGCCAGGACTGTAGCTGTAACGACACTCAAGATGGCAATTGTTTGACCGACCACTATTGAGGCCGCCATCCGGAGCGCACTGTCGACGGTGAGCGGCCCGTAGCTATTAAAAGCAGCTAGCAACACAAACGGAATTACGACAACTCCAAGTATGAGGATCGTGGTGTTACTGATGCGATGAGACCGCTGCAGGGTCGGTGCTTGGTTCGATCCGGCGGGCGCAGTCATGCGATGAACTTACGGAACTGACTGCTACTAAACCAGATGTCGACAGGATTGACAGGCAAACCTTCACGCGCCCACACGACAAGTTGCTTACCAGCCAACCCAACTAAAATCGCATCCCTGCGAGCCAACGGTAAGTGCGGTTCTGGTCAGAGCAACTCACCGGCGATCCTCCTCTACGCAAGTCAGAAGGCGCCCGCAAGCCGGTCCCTCACTGGGACACCTTTCGCCGGCATGGGCGCGGAAGAAAAGTTGTCATTTCTCGCAGTCGTCTGCACAGGGTGCCGCGCCGTTCCGGGGTTTGTGCAGGCAAGTATGGGCAGCCGGGTCCTCGCACTCGTCTGCACCAGCCTGCAGTTAGGTGATCGGTAGTCGTAGCGGCCGGCAGGGGTCACTTCTTCTTGAGCACCCGTTCGCCGTCCGCCCGGATCTCCCCGGTGGGTGAGACATGCCGGTAGAGCGTCTGGCGGGAGATACCGAGTTCTTTGCAGAGCTCGCCGATGTTCGTGTCGGGTTTGCCCATGGACGCCATCGCGAAGCGGACCTTCCCTGGTGTCATGGTGAATGGTCGACCACCGACCCGGCCGCGTGCTCGAGCGGAGGCAAGACCCGCGACGGTCCGCTCGGAGATCAGTTCCCGTTCGAATTCGGCGAGGGCGGCGAAGATCCCGAACACGAGTTTCCCTGCTGCGGTGGTGGTGTCGATCGCGGCTCCCTGTCCGGTGAGGACTTTCAGTCCGACACCGCGGGCGGTGAGATCGTGGACCGTATTCACCAGGTGGTGCAGGTTCCGGCCGAGCCGGTCGAGTTTCCACACGATCAACGTGTCCCCGTTCCGCAGTGCTTTCAGGCAGGCGGCGAGTCCGGTGCGGTCGTCCTTCTTGCCCGAGGCGAGGTCTTCATAGAGCTGGGCCTCGTCGACGCCGGCTTCAAGCAGGGCGTCCCGTTGCGGGTCGGTGGTTTGCGACCCGTCGGACTTCGACACGCGCATGTAGCCGACGAGCATCGGGACTCCTGTCACTTATACGACCGGTTACGGGACAAGCTATGGGTCTAGTGGAACGGAACGGCTAAGTGTCACGTAAGTGTTCACTTATTCTATGGTGCGTGAACGGTTTGAATCGGGGTTATGTGACGAGGGGTAGTCGGTAATTCCGAGGTCGGTGAGCAGTTGGCGTGTTTCATGGTCCCTGTTGGGGCGGAGGGATAGGAACTGGTAGAGCTTCTCCGCTTCGGCGGGGTCGCTACGGGCCAACGCGATGACTTCGTTGAGGTTGTCGGCTGTGGCCTTCCAACGGTCGATTGGTTGGGTCGTTGTGCTCACTGACCGTGTTTCAGGTGTCGATGTTCTGCCGTCACTGATCGGGTGGTGAGGTTCCGTGCGGAAGAGTGCGCCGTGGACGCCGGCAGATTCGATGCTTCCGTCTTCGAGCATCGCTATGGTGGCTGCGGCCGCTTCGAGGTGCAGTTGCTGTGCTGGCCAGGCGAGGCTTTCAAAGGGGCGCCAGGGGAGTTGGCCGCCGCGCGGCGGTTGGTCGATGCTCGCCCAGATTCGGCTCAGTGTATGGGAGTGGCGGCGCGAGTGGATGATGGGCGTGCTTAGCTCGTCGATGATCGTGCGCAGGAGCCGGAACCAGATGCCGGCGTGGACCGGTCGGCGCGGTAGTTGGACGATGCCGTCTGTCAGCGCATCATGTGTGCGCGCATCCATCGCTTGAACAGCCGGAGGCGCGGGCCGCGATTCCGCCGCACCATCAACCCAGAGGATGCGGGTGTCGACGCTGCGATGAATGACCTCGAGATAGCAGCCGTGCCGCCGGCACGTGAGTGTGATCGGTAGGTAATGCAAAAGCGTCAGACCGGGAACGGGATGCGGTTCTGTGGCGCAAGCCCGGCATGCCCGATAAAGAGGTACGCGAGGAAGCCACGCCCGCCAGCCGTGGGTCGGTGGTAACGGCCGATCCGGGCGCGCGATGAGTACCTGGTGCTGACGCGTGTAGGTCGTGAACGAATCGGGTCCATCGAACGGTTCGAGGGTATCGAGCAGCCATGGCATGTGCCCGGCAACCGTCATCCGGCGCAGCTCGCCGCGGTGAAAGCCCGTGCGTTCCTGCAACGCGACGAGCAACGGGACGGGCGGGTCGACGTCGATGTCTGCGTTGTCGACGACGTCGAGGGTGTAATCACCGAGGTTGTTGGCGAGTAGCTCCTCGAGCCCGATGTGGTGGGCGGCAGCAATGCGGGTCAACCACGATGAGAGTGCTTCGCCGTCGGACGGCGGCGGGTGCAGCGGCCACCGCAGTGGGGCGGTCATGCGAGCTCGCGTTCGAACAATCGTCGCCGATCCGTTGGCCCGGTATATGGGGCGAGGAGCAAGGTGGTGCGGTTGATGCTCTCCTCTCCGGAGTCCAGTGCCGCGATGGCGGCGTCGGTGAGTAACCGGCTCAGTTCACCGATCGTGCCTTCACTTCGGGTGAGAAGGTAGGACGCCATCTCCACTCCGGCGATGTCCGAGGGCCGGCGCAGCGGGAAGGACGCGGCAAAGCTGGCCAGGAGGGATCTGGTATCGGCGTCGACGTCCCATCGAGGCAGGGTGAGCGGTTCGAACCGGTTCTCGAGCTGGTCATCCGAGCGGATGGCGAGGTACGCATCCCGGGTGCCGACGCCGACGAGGGGGATCCGTAACTCATTGCCCAGGAATCTCAGCAGGTTCAGGAACTCCCGGCGAACGGGCACGGTCCCGGAGAGGACATTGTGCAGCTCATCAATGACCAGGACCCGCACCCCAACCGCGCGCAGCAGCTCGAGTGCGACCTGCTCCAACTCCGCCAGGCGTTGCCTCGGTCGCAGCGGTGTTCCCATCGCGGCGAGAAGTGCGACGTAGAAACGGATCACTGTCGGATCCGACGGCATCTGTATGACCAGGACCGGGATCTGCTCCCGCTCCGGAAGCGATACCTGCGGATGGGTGCGTCGGAACTTCTCGATGATCATCGACTTGCCGTTGTTCGTCGGACCAAGCAGCAACAAGTTCGGCATCCGCTGCTTCGACGGCCACTGGAACAGCGCCTCCAACCGGGCCAACGCAGTGGTAGCCCGCGTGTAGCCGATCCACCGATCCGCCCGCACATGTGCAACTCTCTCCGCGACAGGAAGCACAGCAAGCCGCTGCGCTGCCGGTGTCAGATGAGACAAATTGACCAGGTCATCGTTCATCTCACCACTCCTCGATCTCCGCATACGGGCTCACGGCCCCGCCCTCCTCAGTCGACACACCCGGCGGGCTCAACTTCGGGCGCTTGGCGACCGGGGTATTTGTCCGTCGTTGAACAGTGCGGCGCGCCCGTTTCGTCGACGCGGCAGCTGCAGTGACGACATCGCGCATTTGTTCGATGGTGCGGAACAAGGATTCCTCGTCGATTTCCTGGCGGCCGGCAGCACGCAACTGCGTGATTGCGGCTCGCTGCTCCCACACGGACACCGGAGGACGGGACATCCGCCGGTAGGGCACGACGACGTAGGTACCGCCGTCCGGGTCCAGTACCCAGATGCGACTGATGTCCCGCGGGTCCCGCCGGATCACGAACCGTCCCAGCTTCTCCCTCGTCGCGATCCAGGGCTTCAGCACGTCGGAGAAATACTGGATGTGGTCGATCGTGAACCCGGCGCGCGTCACCGTGCGCCGGATCACCGGGAGGAAATCGATCAGGAACGCAGCCGCATCCGTGACCGTCACCGGCTCCCCACTGACTCCGACACCCGCTTTCCATCTGCCCGACGGCGTTTGCCCGAGCCCCCGGTGGACCTGCCCGTGATAGGCCCCCACGGCCAGGGCGAACCACCGCTCGAGTTCCTGCAGCGTCAGCGTCGCCCGATTCTCGGAATCATAGGAACCACGCTCACGCGGATTCGAGAAAGTCGTCCCCGGAAGATCATGAACGGACTGCATCAACGTGCCGATCACCCGCTCGACGATGCCGCCGTAGTGCGGCTGACCAGGCGGCCGGTAGCGGAGCTTTACGCCATGCTGCTCACACCCCCGCTTCAACGCCTCACTCTTGAACTCGGACGCGTTATCCAAATACAGCTCCGCCGGCTTCCCGGCCATCGGCCACACCACTGACGCACCCACGCGTTCCAGCCACGCCCGCTTATCAGTGACCATGTGCGCCAGACACAATCCGACCGATAGCGCGGACGGTGCCTCGAGGGTCACTACCAGGCCCACGATGCAGCGGCTGAACACGTCGATCGCGACCGTCACATACGGGCGCCCGATCGGAAGTCGATGACGCTCATCGACCACGATGACATCCACCACGGTGTGATCAATCTGCACCTGATCCAACGGACGTTGCACCGGCGGAACCGGGCCCGCTGCCGATAGACGCTGTCGCCCCGCATCAGGGCCGTGCCTCCGCGTCACTTGCTCGACCGGATCCAACCGCGCGATCCGGCGTTCGACCGTCATCCGCGATGGCGCCGGCAACCCCTGAGCACGACACGCCGCGACGATGTCCCTGTGCACGGCCGCGACCGTTTTTCTCTGCCTGGTCAGGAACCCCTTTCGGATCGACGCAACGACAATCGCTTCGACAGCATTCGGGAGATGAGTACGTCCGCGGCCACCGCTTGACCGTCCCGGCAGCAGATCCGAAACAAGACCCCCGCCCTCACGCCACCGAGCCAGAAGCACATACACCTGCCGACGCGAGACACCCAGCTCCACAGCCGCTTCATCTGCCTGGCCACGGTCAAGCCGGGGAAGATCTGCAAGCCGGCCGATAACGGCAGCCGCCCGGACGGCGCGTTTCCACGCCTCGTCACTCGCGGTCATGAGGCCGCGATCATGCACAGACCCAGATTCTCGGACTTCATCCATTACCGACCCCATCGTCATAGGAACAACGACGGTAATGCAGACGCGCTCAAGCAGCTAGATCCTCACGCCGTCTTGTGTTGCGGGTGTCGACACTGTGGACTTCAGTCAAGGTGCGCGGAAGCTTTGCGAGCCAGAAATACCTGGATGTGGATCTTCTTGCGGTGCGCCCGAGACAGGACGGCGGGTTTCACCAGGACAGCTATCACGCTTAACTTTCCGTCCTCACGACAGCTGCGCTCGTGCCTTTCTAGGCGGTCGCTGACTCACTGTCATTCCTGTAAGCAGAACACCCGATGTCCCCATGAGAAGCCCCCCTAGGGCCAATACTCCTGAACCAGTGTTATGCAGAGCTGAGGCTTCAGCCAGAAGCACTTCTTGATCGGTCACCTCTACCCCATATGGCCAAGTTGGCTCTAGGGCATAAATATCTGCACAGGCGGACTCGATCGCAACAGCTCCGCACTCGGCGTTGTACGTTGCTCGCAAAAACCACCGGTTGGCTTCGTCGTAAGCTTCATTTGCCGCAAGAAAACTGAAGCACCCAGCAGCGAAACTGAGACCGGCAGCGAGGCCCACCACCCAAAGTATGGGACGTTTCATGACATCCTTTCTTCGCTCCTACGGCGTTGGGGTGCCGGTCGTTCCCGGCAAGCTGAGAGAGCGATACGTCATCGCTCGGCTGACTCCAATCAAAGCGGAACGAGCCCGCAACGATTCAATCGTTGCGGGCTCGCCCACCTCAGCGGTGCCTAAACGCGCTGGCTGATGGTGCCGCCAGGGTTGCGGCCAGCCGCTGACTGAGTCACGAAGCGGCCACTGGAAGCGGATCGGTGGACGGTAGTGGAGTTACTGGTGCCGGATCCCACCCGCTCCGTGGTCGTCTTTCCTGGCCACCGTGCAGCCGTCGCCTTCGAAACGAAGCGGCCGCTCTTAGCTGATCGATTTACCGATGCCATGGGTTTGTCCCTTTCACTGCTGTTGAGAGTTGTCGAGACGCCCAGAGGTAGAGCGCCGCTAGATCGCGGCTGCGAACTCAGATACAGTCAGTGCTCTGGTGAGACCTGACTTCCTCAGGGCTTGCGGGCCGTCTCGCTGGAACGAGGCGGCCCATTTTCAGTTGTAGCGGTTTGTCCCGACATCTCGGTATATGTACACCACCGGCTACTTCCCCTCGCGCTGAGGGTCACGAGTTTCAGCCGGCTTCTTCGCCTCCATCGACCGGGACACCAGCGACTGGGCCTTCGCCAAAGACACGGAACTACGGGCTGCCTTGGCTGCGGACGTTCCGAACGACGAGCGTTCGATTTTCCCGCGGAACTGATCACTCATGCTGTCTCCCGTCCCTTCCTCATCTGCAATCGAGCACGGGCTAAAGCGGACTCAACCGCCTTCCCGCTCATACCCAGCTTCCGCCCGACCTCATCGTGCGTATAGCCGTAGTATGCGTTGAGGTAGAACGCTGATCGTGCTCGCTGGTCTGTAATCGTCGACAAGGCATGACGGATTTCGTCCCACCGCACGGCGCTCTCCTCCACGTTGGGTACCGTTTGAGCTGCGGATTCCTGCTCGAACCCGTCGAGTTCGCGATCGACGTCCGACTCCCATGGCTCAACGTACGAGCGCAGCTCTTGTCGGCGCCACGTCTTATAGACGTTGCTGAACTGCAGAAGACACTGACCCACAAAGAACGTGCGCAGCGACGCACCCTTGGCGGGGTCCCACTTGCCCGGCAGGAGGACCTTCTCCCGGAAGGCCGTCAGTGCCTGCACCACTGTCTCATCGGCGAGGGCCTCCGCGTCCTCGATCAACACCCCAGGACGCGGCTCAGCCTCGAGCGCCCCGAACCCTTTGCGCTTCACCTCCGAAGCGATCTGACCCCTATATATCCAGCCACGAATAACAGCCCACCCGTATCGGGCAATCTCATTGGCGAAAGCGTCGTAGTTATGGCCGACGAAGCCGTCGAGGCGAAGAGCTGCCGCGAGTTCACGGTCTCCAGCAAGCCGGTCGACGCGCTCCATCGCCTTATCCCGGTCAGCATCAGCTAGCCACCCGAGACTTTTGGTCCATGCTCGATGGTCTGAGGATTCGTCGACGAAGAACTCCTCGTCCTGGTCGTCGACTCTCACTATGGCTCCTCGGTTTGATGCTCGTCAGCTAAATGTCATCACGCTTCCTTATATGTACG includes:
- a CDS encoding GNAT family N-acetyltransferase, with amino-acid sequence MSETVKVKRHDDLTGPELVVLQQLFDNEYLGDYGQWNADAPYGYSPANFHVLGFQGTVLAAHVGFQRRIITVGAHDVLVAGTGGVLVDKHARGTGFGGRVIRHAAQVMRDKARVNFGFLGCRQEVAPFYESAGWIQVHSRERCLSRLDQTSVLVSEGEPHLICSATRDASQWPQGNIDLRGTPW
- a CDS encoding GNAT family N-acetyltransferase, whose product is MIRLAQVDDIKSLSDIERAADAVFRSEGMATVADGDTMPIPELLRYQRAGRVWVDTDEVDRPIAYLLLDVIDGSAHIEQVSVHPSHAGRGKGRQLIEAAAEWAKQQGHAMLTLTTFANVPWNAPYYARLGFEIIPPDKITPGLREIRQHEASAGLDAWPRVVMRRTLRNQLN
- a CDS encoding recombinase family protein, translating into MLVGYMRVSKSDGSQTTDPQRDALLEAGVDEAQLYEDLASGKKDDRTGLAACLKALRNGDTLIVWKLDRLGRNLHHLVNTVHDLTARGVGLKVLTGQGAAIDTTTAAGKLVFGIFAALAEFERELISERTVAGLASARARGRVGGRPFTMTPGKVRFAMASMGKPDTNIGELCKELGISRQTLYRHVSPTGEIRADGERVLKKK
- a CDS encoding TniQ family protein, yielding MTAPLRWPLHPPPSDGEALSSWLTRIAAAHHIGLEELLANNLGDYTLDVVDNADIDVDPPVPLLVALQERTGFHRGELRRMTVAGHMPWLLDTLEPFDGPDSFTTYTRQHQVLIARPDRPLPPTHGWRAWLPRVPLYRACRACATEPHPVPGLTLLHYLPITLTCRRHGCYLEVIHRSVDTRILWVDGAAESRPAPPAVQAMDARTHDALTDGIVQLPRRPVHAGIWFRLLRTIIDELSTPIIHSRRHSHTLSRIWASIDQPPRGGQLPWRPFESLAWPAQQLHLEAAAATIAMLEDGSIESAGVHGALFRTEPHHPISDGRTSTPETRSVSTTTQPIDRWKATADNLNEVIALARSDPAEAEKLYQFLSLRPNRDHETRQLLTDLGITDYPSSHNPDSNRSRTIE
- a CDS encoding TniB family NTP-binding protein; the protein is MRRSRSGEMNDDLVNLSHLTPAAQRLAVLPVAERVAHVRADRWIGYTRATTALARLEALFQWPSKQRMPNLLLLGPTNNGKSMIIEKFRRTHPQVSLPEREQIPVLVIQMPSDPTVIRFYVALLAAMGTPLRPRQRLAELEQVALELLRAVGVRVLVIDELHNVLSGTVPVRREFLNLLRFLGNELRIPLVGVGTRDAYLAIRSDDQLENRFEPLTLPRWDVDADTRSLLASFAASFPLRRPSDIAGVEMASYLLTRSEGTIGELSRLLTDAAIAALDSGEESINRTTLLLAPYTGPTDRRRLFERELA
- a CDS encoding Mu transposase C-terminal domain-containing protein, with the translated sequence MTASDEAWKRAVRAAAVIGRLADLPRLDRGQADEAAVELGVSRRQVYVLLARWREGGGLVSDLLPGRSSGGRGRTHLPNAVEAIVVASIRKGFLTRQRKTVAAVHRDIVAACRAQGLPAPSRMTVERRIARLDPVEQVTRRHGPDAGRQRLSAAGPVPPVQRPLDQVQIDHTVVDVIVVDERHRLPIGRPYVTVAIDVFSRCIVGLVVTLEAPSALSVGLCLAHMVTDKRAWLERVGASVVWPMAGKPAELYLDNASEFKSEALKRGCEQHGVKLRYRPPGQPHYGGIVERVIGTLMQSVHDLPGTTFSNPRERGSYDSENRATLTLQELERWFALAVGAYHGQVHRGLGQTPSGRWKAGVGVSGEPVTVTDAAAFLIDFLPVIRRTVTRAGFTIDHIQYFSDVLKPWIATREKLGRFVIRRDPRDISRIWVLDPDGGTYVVVPYRRMSRPPVSVWEQRAAITQLRAAGRQEIDEESLFRTIEQMRDVVTAAAASTKRARRTVQRRTNTPVAKRPKLSPPGVSTEEGGAVSPYAEIEEW
- a CDS encoding RNA polymerase sigma factor translates to MRVDDQDEEFFVDESSDHRAWTKSLGWLADADRDKAMERVDRLAGDRELAAALRLDGFVGHNYDAFANEIARYGWAVIRGWIYRGQIASEVKRKGFGALEAEPRPGVLIEDAEALADETVVQALTAFREKVLLPGKWDPAKGASLRTFFVGQCLLQFSNVYKTWRRQELRSYVEPWESDVDRELDGFEQESAAQTVPNVEESAVRWDEIRHALSTITDQRARSAFYLNAYYGYTHDEVGRKLGMSGKAVESALARARLQMRKGRETA